The genome window ATGCGGGCGCGGGCGTGATCCTCGTCGGTCAGGATGGGGATCTGCCAGCCCATCCAGCTGCGGGCATTCAGGCCCATGTTGCGCAGGGTGATGGCCAGCAGGCCCGAGGTGACCTGTTCGCCGGAGGCGACGACCACATCGTATTCATCGTCCGACAGCGGCAGGCCGGCGGCGGCCGCACCCGCCCCGTCCGTCCAGGCCACCAGCTCATTGGTCTTGCCCGCCATGGCCGACACCACGACGGCGACGGAATGTCCGGCCCGGACCTCGGCGGCGACGATGCGCGCGGCACGACGGATGCGCTCCAGGTCGCCCATGGAGGTGCCACCGAACTTCATCACCAGGCGTCTGGACACCGGCGTCGTCATCGTGTCCGCGTCATCGTGGCGGAAATCCCCGTCTTGCATGGCGGGCGCAAAAGGGGTTCACCCTTGCGCCATGGCCGCTTCTAACGACCCCTTGTCCGGGCGCAAACCCCAAACGGGGCAAGACTTTGCCGATATCGCCACGAATCGCGCCGAGGGGGCCAGCATCGACCCGGCCGACGTCGCGCGCTTTTCAGCCCAGGCGGCGGAATGGTGGGATGCGCGCGGGCCGTTCGCGCCCCTGCATCGGTTCAATCCGGCCCGCCTCGCCTTCATCCGCGACCGGGTCGCCGAACGCTTTCACCGCGATCCGTCCAGACGGGAGGCCTTCGCGGGACTGAGCCTGATCGACATCGGGTGCGGCGGCGGCCTGATCGCCGAGCCGATGCGGCGGCTGGGGTTCACCGTCACGGCGATCGACGCCTCGAGCGAAAACATCGGCACTGCCCGGACCCATGCGGACGAACAGGGGCTCGACATCGCCTATCGCGCCGCCACGGTCGAACAGATGGAGGCCGAGGGGGCGGGGCCGTTCGACGTCGTTCTGGTGCTGGAGATCATCGAACACGTCGCCGATCCCGAGAGCTTCCTGCGCGCCTGCTCGCGGCGGGTGGCCCCCGGCGGCATCATGATCGTGGCCAGCCTGAACCGGACGCTGAAGTCCCTGGCGCTGGGCAAGATCGCGGCGGAATACATCCTGCGCTGGGTGCCGGCGGGGACCCACGACTGGCGGCAGTTCCCGAGGCCCGACGAGATCCGGAGAATGCTGTCGGCTGAACCCCTGACCGTCACCGGGCCGTTCGGTCTGGTCTATAATCCATTGACGGACCGGTGGAGCGAAAGCGCGGACGCCGACGTCAACTTCATGATGGTCGCGACCCGGGACTGAAGCGTCACCTTACCGCGAATTCACCTACATGACGGGATCGTAACGGGATTCCCGCAGGCCCGGGTGGCATCGGGAGGCTTCAAACCGTGGAGCTTCTCATGAAACGCCTTCTGATCCTCGCCAGCCTGTCTGCCGCCCTGATGACCACGGGCTGCATCACCGTGATCGACGCCGACAGCGACGACACGGCCTGGCACGGCAACAATGCCCAGCCCTTCGACGCCGCCCGCAACGAGTGCGACGAGCGCACCGACGGTCGCGACGCCTTCCGCGCCTGCATGGCCGAAAAGGGCTGGACCCGCAGCTAGGCGGTCGGCGCGACGTCCCGCGTCATGTAGCGGGCGTCCGGACCATAGCTGGCCAGTCGGGTCGCCATGTCCGGGGCTTCCCGGACCTCGAACCCATGACCGCGCCAGAATGCGGCGGCGTCGTTGACGGCGACCAGGGCGACGGTCGGCCATCGACCGGCCCTGGCCAGATCGACCACCGCCCGCACGGCCGGTTTCGACCAGCCCTGACCCCGGACCGCCGGGGTCAGGGCGAGGTCGTGCAGATACATGACCCCGGCGTCCGCCGGAATCGCCTCGATCAGGGTGTTCAGGGCCGGGGTCGCATCCACGCGCCAGGGATAGGCGACCAGATAGCCTTCCAGCCCCTGCGACGTCTGCAGCACCCGACAGCCCGCCGGACTGAGCGCCAGCCGGTTCGCGAAACAGTCCCGTCCCTCGAAATGGTCGGGAAAGCCGATCGCGGCGATCTCGACCACGCGGTCCAGATCGTCGGCGCGCATCGGCCGCCAGGCGGTCTGCATCAGTTGACCTTGGCGGGATCGATCGGCGCGGGCGGCAGCGCGGCGCAGGGCACGCCGTCCGCTTTCAGCGCCTTCACCTCGGCGGGCGTTGCCTCGCCATAGATCTCGCGTTTCTCGGACTTGCCTTCGTGAATGGCGCGGGCCTCGCGGGCAAAGGTGTCGCCGACATAGTCGAAATTCGCCTCGACGTGGCTGCGCACCTCGCGTGCGGCCTGCATCATCAGGGTCTGGACCCTGGCCATGTCCACGGCGGGCGCGGCGTTTCGCGTTCCGGCGACGGCGGGGGCCATGATCTGCTTCGATACGTCTCGCGATCCGCAGAACGGGCATTCGACCAGCCCCCGGGCGGCCTGGTCGTCATAGTCGCCGGACGACCCGAACCAGGCCTCGAACGGATGGTCGGCCTCGCATCTCAGGGCATAGCGGATCATGGCGCTGCGAACGCGCGGTCGTGCCGCAACTGGGGCACGGAGGCGCGCGCCGCCTCGACCGCCGCGAGGTCCAGCGTCGCATGCAGCACGGCCGGTTCGTCGTGATCCAGCCTGGCGATCACCTCGCCCCACGGTCCGACGACGATGGACCGGCCCCAGGTCTTGCGCCCGTCCTCGTGCATGCCGCCCTGGGCAGGGGCCAGGATGAAGGCGCCGGTCTCGATGGCGCGGGCGCGAAGCAGGGTCTCCCAGTGGGCCTCGCCGGTCGGGACGGTGAATGCGGCGGGCACGGCAATCATGCAGGCCCCCGCCCTGGCCAGCTGGCGGAAAAGATGCGGGAACCGCACATCGTAGCAGACCGTCAGACCCAGTCTGCCCCAGGGGGTTGCAGCCACACAGGCCCCGTCGCCCGGCCGGATCGACGCACTCTCGCGATAGGTCTCCCCATTGGCCAGATCGACGTCGAACACATGCAGCTTGTCGTAGCGCGCCACGATCGTGCCGTTCGCATCGATCAGCAGTGAGCGATTCGCCGCCCGGTCGTCGCCCGCATGGCCGGAGCGGACGATGGCCGACCCGATCAGCAGCCAGACGCCCAGTTCGGCCGCCAGATGCCGCAGGCCGATCACGGCCGCATCCTGATCCTCGTCGACGATCGCCAGCACCCGTCGATCCCGGCGCTGTTCCAGCAGGTTGGAGCCTTCGGGCGTCAGGATCAGCCTGGCGCCCCCCGCCGCCGCCTGGCGGATCAGCGGCTCGACATGCGCCAGGGCCGCGGTGGCCGTGGCGGGCGTCCGCGTCTGGATCAGGGCGATGGGCAGGCTGGATGACATCAGGTGGCCAGCAGGGGATCCAGACCGCCGCGACGGTCCAGGGCGCTCATGTCGTCGGCCCCGCCGATGTGTTTTCCGTCGATGAAGATCTGCGGGAAGGTGGCCTTGCCGCCGGCCTTCTCGACCATCTCGGCCTTTTTGGCCGGATCGTTGGAGGCGACGATCTCGGTATAGGCCGCGCCCTTGCGGTCCAGCAGCGCCATGGCCGCGTGGCAATAGGGGCAACCGGGCTTGGTATAGAGGACGACGTCGGCCAAGGCGAAACTCCGAAAAACTGAGGGGTATACGGCTTACTTAGGGACTTCGCGCGCCGTTCGCACCCTTGCGATGACGGCCAGATCGACGGCGCGGGCCCCGCCGTCCAGAAGGGCCTTCGCGCAGGCCTCGGCCGTCGCCCCGGTCGTCAGCACGTCATCGATCAGCAGGATGCGCCGCCCCCGGACACGGCGCGCGCCCGCCGCTGTCAGGGTGAAGGCCGATCTGACGTTCAGCCGCCGTCCGCGCGCGCTGCGGCCGCCCTGGGATTGCGTCCGCGTCGTGCGCAGCAGGGCGTCCGGCAGATAGTCCCGCTGCGCCGACCGGGCCAGGGGCCGGGCGATCTCCGCCGCCTGGTTGAACCGGCGCGCCAGCAGCCGCGTGGGATGCAGCGGGACGGGGACCACGGCATCAGCCTGGTCGATCAGCGGCGCGGCGGCGCGACCCAGCCAGCGGGCGAACAGGCCCGCGAACTGCTGCTGGTCGCCATGCTTGAACTGCAGGATCAGGCCGCGCGACGCCGCGTCATAGACGCAGGCCGCCCGGCAGCGCGAAAACCGGTAGGGCGAGGCGAGGCAGGCCGCGCACCGGTCCGAGGCGAACTCGCCGCCGTCGTATTCGAACGCCGCGCCACACCCGTCGCAGACGGGGTCCTCCAGAAAGACGACGCGGCTCCAGGCCCCCGCCGTCAGCCCCGCCGCCTGCGTCGCTTCGAGCCTGTCGTGGGCCATGGGGGGCAGGACCAGATCGGCCAGACTCCGCCCCAGACCGGTCAGTCCGAGCACCGCGCGCACACGCGCCGCTTCCCAACGCGCGCTCCAGTCCCCATCCTGAAGGTTCATGACCGCCCCCGGCCCCCCCGTCATCTTCGATCCTGCGCGCCGCGCCCTGCGGCTGGCGCGATCAGCGCCCCTGTTCGCCCGGGCCGATTTCCTGCATCGCCGGGCGGCAGAGAACGCCGTCCTGAGCCTCGAAGCCACCTTGCGACAGTTTCCGGTCGTCGTCGACCTGTCGGCCCACCCGGGCGTGTTCGGCACCGTTCTCGGCGACAGCGACGCATCGGGACGCGTCGGCCGGCCGGCGGTTCTCCGGGCAGATCCGGCTGCTCCGGGTGCCAGCCCGCTGGACCTCGCGGACGCATCGACCGATCTGATCGTGTCGCTGATGACCCTGCATTGGGCCAACGACCTGCCCGGCGCGCTCAGCCAGATCCGGCGCGCGCTGAAGCCCGACGGGCTCTTTCTCGGCACCTTGCTGGGCGCGGGCACCCTGAAGGAGCTTCGCGCCGTCCTGACCGAGGCCGAGCTGGCCGAACGGGGCGGGGCCCAGGCACGCGTCTCGCCGTTCGCGGACGGGTTCGACGGTGCCGGCCTGTTGCAGCGGGCCGGGTTCGCCCTGCCGGTCGCCGATGTGGACCGTCTGACGGTCCGCTACCCGGACCTGTTCGCCCTGATCCGCGATCTGCGCGCCATCGGCGAGACCAATGTCCTGGCCGGCACTACCCGGCCGCTGACACGCGGCATCGTCGCGCGGGCCGCCGCGCTGTACGCCGGGCGATACGGCGAGCCGGACGGCCGGATCCCCGCGACCTTCGAGATCGTCAATCTGGCGGGCTGGGCCCCGCACGAGGGTCAGCAGAAGCCCCTGCCGCGCGGTTCGGCCAGGGTCCGCCTCGCCGACGCGCTGGGCGTGGTCGAGCACGGACGCGGCAAACGCTAGAGCGGCACCGCCTCGACCAGGACTTCGGTCCGGCGCCGCAGGGGTTCCTGAACGCCATCGGGACTGACGGCGCCCGTGTCCCCCGCCGCCGAAATTTCGAACGCCGGCGCGGGCCAGCCGGCGGCCGTCAGGGCCTCGGCCACCGCCAGGGCCCGGCGCTCGGACAGGTCCTGGTTTGTATCGGCGGCACCGGTCCCGCTGGCCAGGCCCAGAACCTTGACCGATGTGATCCGGCAGCCCTGCAACTGGGTCGCCGTCAGGCCGATGGCCTCCAGCGCCGGGCTGGTCAGTCGATCGGCCTTCTCGTTGAAATAGATGTCGAATCGCCTCGTGGCACAGGCACCGGGGGTCGTGACGAGCGCGTCGCGGTCCATGACCCGGGGCTCCATCGCGCACGCCGACAGGCCGACGGCAGCCACGCCCGCCGCCAGAAGAGCCCTGTGTATCGTGATCATCGCCCTGTTTCCCTGTGTTCGCGCAAGCAAAGGGCGGCCCGTCGCCTGACGAGCCGCCCCGAAAGTCTTCGATCCGTCAGGGCCTAGTAGCGGCGCTGACCGTTTTCCCAGTAACACTCGTTCTGGTTGTTGTCGTAGCAGTAGTAGTACTGGCCACGGTTGTCGCGATAGCGTTGCTGGTTGTTGCGGTCGGCCTGGGAGCCTCGCACTGCGCCGACGGTGCCGCCGATGGCGCCGCCGATCAGGGCTCCGGTCGCGGCGTTGCCGCTGCCGACGTTGTTGCCGATGATGGCACCGGCCACGGCCCCGATGCCGGCGCCGATCGCGCCCTGGCGGACGGTCTGGTTGGAGGTGCTGTTGCCATAGGGGTCGGTCGCGCAGGCCGATGCGAGCAGGCCGGCGAAGCCGATCGCGAGAATTGCCGTCTTCATGGATGTGTCCTTCATTCCTGATGTTCGCCCCGAGAGCGAGAACGCTGGATTATGGCCCAGGTTCCGCGCCTATGCTCGACGTTAACGATGGCATAGGCTGCAGCGGGCCGCGCAAGGGGCGCCGGTTTCGAACACGTCAGCGTTTGTGAGGGGTTTTTCGATGCGTTTTCCTGAGCCGGTCCGGATGTCGGACGATCATGCCAGCCCGGTCTGGGCCCGCACCAAACGCCGGTCGGGCGGCGGGGGCGGTGGCTTCGTCGGTCTGCTGGTCACGCTTCTGGCCCTGTTCGGCGTGTTGACGGCGGTTCTGGGCATCAAGGAACAGTCGCTGGCCAAGGGCGGCGCGCTGATGGACGGCTGGATCACCGCCGGCGTCACCTCCGCCAAAGGCCTGGTCGGCAAGGCCCCGGAAGCCGCCGAAGGCGCGGCCGACAAGGCGGGTGCTGCGGCCGAAAAGACCGGCGACGCCCTGCAGGCCGGTGCGGCCACCACGGCCGAAGAGCTCAAGAAGCAATAGTCACGCTTGGCCGGAACGCGGGCTGGACAGGCGCGTTCGGGCGTGATGACCGACACCATCACGCCATCGCCCGTGCCCGTCGACCTGCCCGAAGCCGCGCCAGACGCGGCGGTCGCCGAACCGCGCGCCCTGACGCCCCATGTCGCGATCTCGCGCGTGGTGATCCTGGTCAACACCCTGTCCGGCTCGGTCGGACCCAGGGCGGTCGCCGAGGTCGAGGCCATCATGGCAGACTATCCCTGCGCGGCCGAGATCGTCGAACTGGTCGGCGCCACCATGGACGCCCAGATCGATCAGGCCCTGGCGTCGAACCCCGATGTCCTGTTCGTTCTGGCCGGAGACGGCACGGCACGGGCCGCGGCCTCCCGGGCGGGGCCGAAGGGACCGCTGGTGGCCCCGCTGCCGGGCGGCACCATGAACATGCTGCCGAGGGCGCTCTATGGCACCGGCGACTGGAAGCTGGCGCTGCGCGAGGCGCTGGAGAACGGCTCGCCGCAGTGCGTGTCGGGCGGCATGGTCGAGGGACAGTCCTTCTATTGCGCCGGCATCTTCGGATCGCCCGCCCTGTGGGCCCCCGCGCGCGAGGCGATGCGGACCGGCAAGCTCAGCCTCGCCTGGACCTATGGGCGACGCGCGCTGAAGCGGGCCTTCTCCGGCAAGATTCGCGTCGAACTGGACGGCGGCAAGGTCCGTCGAAGCGAGGCGCTGGCGCTGATCAGCCCGATGATCTCCAGGGCGATGGACGAGCCCGTGGGCCTGGAAGCCGCCGCCATGGACCCGGCCGACGCGGCCCAGGTCTTCCGCCTGGCGGCCAATGCCCTGTTCAGCGACTGGCGTCAGGATCCGTCCGTGGTCACCCGGCCGGCACGGAAAATCCGCATCCGCGCCCGCTCAAGGATTCCGGCCGTGCTGGACGGGGAGCCGACCCTGCTGCATCACGACACCATGGTGACCTTCATTCCAAAGGCCTGGCAGGCCCTGGCCCCCGATCCCCGTCCTCAGGGCGAGGCTGTCTGATGCGGCTGTCCGCCCGGGGAACCGCCCGGTGAAGACCGGCCGCCTGCTGCAGTTTTCCGACGTCCATTTCGGCGTCGAACATCCCCATGCCTGCGCCGCCGCGCTCGATTACGCCCATGCGACGCCCAGCGACCTGATCCTGATCACGGGCGATATCACGCAGAAGGGTCTGCCCGCCGAATTCGCCGCTGCCGGGGCCTGGATCCGGGCGATGCCGACGCCGCGCTTCGTCATCGTCGGCAATCACGACGTGCCCTATTACAGCCTGGGTGCCCGCCTGTTCCGGCCGTGGAAGGCGTTCGAGGACGCGACCGGTCATCCGGCCCACGACGGCGAGTTCATCTCCGACAGCGTGATGGTGCGCGGCGTCGTCACCGCGCGCGGCTGGCAGGTCCGGGCCAACTGGTCCAAGGGCGTGATCGATCTGAACCAGACGCGCCGCGCGGCCGAGGCCCTGCGCCAGGCCCCGGTCGGCGCGCTCCGCATCCTCGCCTGCCATCATCCGCTGATCGAAATGATCGGCACCCCCATGACGGGCGACGTCAAACGCGGCGACGCGGCGGCCGGCATCTTCGCCGAGGCGGGCGTGGACCTGATCACCACGGGCCATGTGCATGTGCCCTTCGCCCTTCCGATCGACCTGTCGGACCGTTGCTCCTACGCCGTCGGCTGCGGGACCCTGTCCCGGCGCGAACGCGGAACCCCGCCCAGCTTCAACCAGATCGAGTGGTCGGCTCACGAGATCGTGGTGACGGCCATCGCCTGGGACGGCCAGAGGTTCAAACCCGCCCAGAGCTGGCGTCTGCCCCGTCGTCAGGACACCCGGCACACGGCATCCGCTCCCGATCCGGCGACGCCGGGCGCCCTGGAAGCGGCCATGAGCTGAAGCCGGAAAAAAGCCGCGACCCGGGAGGATCGCGGCTTTGGGTCGTCTGGCCCAGAGTCGGCGGGCGATCCCGGTCCGCCTCGAACCTGACATGAGCGAGGGCATGATTTCGGCCGGACCCGCGACGGCGGTCCGCCTCGAACGATCAGACCCTAGCGGCGGCGGTAACGGCCGCTGGACTTTTCGGTGAAGGCCGCCGCCACCATGGTGGCCAGCGCGGGATTGCGCAGGAAGATCCAGCCCCCGGCCAGGGCCGCGACCGTGCCGAGGATCGGACGGCTGCGGAACAGGGCATAGGCCCGGCCGCCCAGACCTTCCGGCTCAAGCTCTTCTTCCTCCTCGAACGCACCGCCGACGCCCAGGAAGATCACCGCCACGATCACGGCGACCAGGGCGAAGGCCCCGGCCGTGACCGCGGCCGCGCCCAGCGGCGGCAGCACGAGGGCGAGCGCATAATAGAGCGTGGCCCCCAGGGCCACGACGGCGACGAAGGCGCAGCCGGCGACCACGAAGGCCGCCGCCAGTTTTTTCACAAGCCCCTTGCCGATCATCAGCGGCGACGACCGGCCAGCAGGAGACCCAGCACCACGCCGACGCCCAGGGCGATGGCCGTGGACTGAACGGGGCGCTCCTGCACCCGCTCGGTGATGTAGCGCTGCGCTTCGTCGAACCGTTCGGAGGCGTCGTCGTAATACTCGCGGCTGCGGACGCGGGCCTGGTCGTAGTAGCCGCGGGCCTGCTCGCGCAGTTCATCGGCGCGCTCGCGCAAGCGGGCGTCGGCCTCTGCGGCCTTTTCGCGCAGGCGAGCCTCGGTTTCCGCGGCCTTGGCCTTCAGCCTGGCGGCTTCCTCGCGCGCGCCAACCTTCAGGTCCTCCTTGAGGGTGTTGAGGTCGTTCTTGATGTCTTCACGCGCCTTGCTGGTGGACATGATCCCACTCCGTTGATGCAGCTTTGCCATAAATAGGGGGCTTGTCGGCTGAACGCCACTGCTCTGTGCCGGTTCCGCCGCATCGCAGCATTCGGCGGGGAGAGAGGCAGTAGGCAGTGGGCAGTAGGAGCGGGCTGGTCCGGTTGCCGTGCGTCGCATGCACGATCCGCGCGGGCCGGTCGAGGTACCCCACTGCCTGTTGCCTATCTCCCCCACTCCCTGCCAGCGACTGCCGTTACCCCGGTAACACTCCGTAAGGGTCTCCCTCAGCCTCCCTTAAACTTTCGCGGTCACGATCGACCGGTGATGTCCTCCTCCTGTCCCTCTCCGGTCGCGAAACTCGCCCTGGCGGTCGTGACCGAGCCCGAGCGCGCCCTGCCCGCGCCGGCCGGCGCGCGCGAGGAGGCGATGCGCACCCTGCTGCAGACGGCGGCGGATTCGGGCATCTCGATCATCGCCACCCGGCCGACCGGGGATGCGGAGCGTCTTCTGGGCCAGGCCTGGCCCTTCCCGTCCCCCTTTGCCGTCACCGTTCGCACCGTCGCCCTGTCGGAAGGACTCGACCGGCTCGAGGCCCGCGCCCGACGGTCGCTGGAGCGGATGGGTCTGCCGCGCGGCGACACGCTTCTGGTCTCGGGCGCGACCGATCTGGCCGGCGCCGAGGGCCGGGCCCTGTGGGACCGGATGCTGGCGCTGAAGGATCGCGGCCTGTACCGTCGCATCGGCTTCCTGGCGAACCTGGAGGATGGCCCGACCCTGCTCGCGCGCCGCTACCAGCCCGATGTGGTCCAGATCGCCTGCAACATCCTGGACCAGCGGCCGGTGACCGAAGGGGTCCTGTGCGACCTGGCCGGCATGGGCGTCGACGTCCATGTGTCATCGGTCTTCGCCCGCGGCCTGCTGTTCGCCAGCCGCGAGACCCTGCCCGCGCATCTGGCCGACCAGGGCGTGGCCCTGTCGCGCACCCGCCGTCGGCTGGCCGAGGCCCGCATCGACCCGATGCAGGCCGCGCTGGCCTTCTGCCTGGGTCTGCCGCCCGTCACGGCCGTCGTGGCCAGTGTGGCCTCGGCCGCCGAGCTGCGCGCGGTCCTGGCCGCCGCCCACGCCCCCCGGCCCGATCTGGACTGGGACGCACTGGCCCTGTCGGAGCCGGCCGCGCTCTCGACGGGCCCCCGGGACCGCATCAGCGACGCTGCCTGATCCGGCAGGGTGAGAGTCGCCGCGCGCCTGCGCGGGGGTGAGGAAGCAAGCCCTCGAACGGGGGAGGATTCGCTTGAGCCGGGCCGTGCGATCCGTCACCCTGACGGCCGCCCATGAACGCCCCGCTCTCCCATCCGCCGAAGGTCGAAGCCCAGGACGGCGTCACGCCCGTCATGGCCCAGTTCCTGACGGCCAAGGCGTCGCAGCCGGATGCGATCCTGTTCTTCCGCATGGGCGATTTCTACGAGCTGTTCTTTCGGGACGCAGAGGTCGTGGCCGCCGCCGTCGGCATCACCCTGACCCGACGCGGCAAGCATCTGGGCGAGGACATCCCCATGTGCGGCATGCCGGTCCATGCCGCCGAGGGCTATATCGCCCGGCTGATCCGCCAGGGCTTCAAGGTCGCCATCTGCGAGCAGATGGAGGACCCGTCCGAGGCCAGGAAGCGCGGATCGAAAGCGGTCGTCCGGCGCGACATCGTGCGGGTGGTGACGCCGGGCACCCTGACCGAGGAATCCCTGCTGGATGCGCGCGGGGCCAACCGGCTGGCGGCCGTGGCGATCCGCAAGGGCCGGGCGGCCGTCGCGGTGGTCGAGCTGTCGGCCGGGGCGGTCGATTGCGTAGCCTGTGACATCGGCGACCTGGGCGCGACCCTGGCGGCGTTCCGGCCCAGCGAGGTGCTGGTCACGGACAAGGCCTTTTCCGATCCGGGGCTGAAGGGGGCGCTGGACGGGTCGGGCGGCGTGGTCCAGGCCCTGGCGTCGGCCGTGGCCGAACCGGTGGCGGCGGGCGGTCGGGTGGCGCGGCTCTACGGCGTCGCCTCGCTGGACGGGTTCGGAGCTTTCGAGGAGGCGGAGGTCTCGGCGCTCGGCCTGATCGCCGCCTATCTGGAGACGACCCAGGCGGGCCGGGTCCCGGCCCTGTCGCCCCCGCGCCGATCGGGGGATGCGGGGTTTCTCGCCATCGATCCGGCCACGCGGCTGAGCCTGGAAATCGACCGGACGCAGAGGGGCGAGCGCGAGGGATCGCTGCTGGCCTGCATCGACCGGACGGTGACCTCCGGCGGGGCACGGGCCCTGACCGAGCGGATCGCCCGACCCCTGCGGAATCCCGCCGAAATCAATCATGGACTCGATGCGGTCGAATGGCTGCTGGAGCGGCGGTCGCTGCGCCGCGACCTGCGTGACGGGCTGAAGGCGTCGGCCGACGTGGCGCGGGCCGTGTCGCGGCTGGCGCTGGGGCGGGGCGGACCGAGGGACCTGGCCGCCATCCGGGCGGGCCTGACCATCGCCGAGGCGCTGGCCGGGCTGTTCGCCGTCGCGCCGGACCCGCTGACCGGACCGCCCGCGCGCATCGCCCGCTGTCTCGATCGCCTGACCCTGTCGCCCGATCTGGCGCGGCTCAGGCTCGATCTCTCCGAAGGGCTGGCCGGGGAACCGCCGCATCTGGCGCGCGACGGAGGCTTCGTGAACCCGGGCTTCCGGCCCGAGCTGGACGCGGCCCGGACGCTCCGCGACGACAGCCGCCGGGTCGTCGCCGACCTCGAGGCCCGCGCGGTGGCCGAGAGCGGCGTGCCGTTCAAGGTGCGGCACAATGCGGTGCTGGGATATTTCCTCGAGACGACCGCGAAGCACGCCGAGCCGCTGTTCCGCGCCGGGCCGGAGAGCCCCTTCATCCACCGCCAGACCCTGGCGGCCCAGGTGCGGTTCACGACGGTCGAGCTGTCGGAACTGGACGCGAAGATCAGCCAGGCGGGCCACCGGGCCCTGGCTATGGAGGGCGAGACCTTCGAGCTCTGGCGCCGCACGGTGCAGGACCTGGCGCAACCGCTTCAGGCCGTGGCCGATGCCCTGGCCGAACTGGATGCGACGGCGGCCCTGGCCGAATGGGCAGAAGAGGTGGGGGCGGTGCGGCCCGTGGTGGACGACAGCCGCGTGTTTTCCGTCGAGGCCGGTCGCCACCCTGTCGTCGAGGCGGCGGTGAAGACGGCGGGCGATCCGTTCACGCCCAACG of Brevundimonas subvibrioides contains these proteins:
- the ubiG gene encoding bifunctional 2-polyprenyl-6-hydroxyphenol methylase/3-demethylubiquinol 3-O-methyltransferase UbiG, which gives rise to MAASNDPLSGRKPQTGQDFADIATNRAEGASIDPADVARFSAQAAEWWDARGPFAPLHRFNPARLAFIRDRVAERFHRDPSRREAFAGLSLIDIGCGGGLIAEPMRRLGFTVTAIDASSENIGTARTHADEQGLDIAYRAATVEQMEAEGAGPFDVVLVLEIIEHVADPESFLRACSRRVAPGGIMIVASLNRTLKSLALGKIAAEYILRWVPAGTHDWRQFPRPDEIRRMLSAEPLTVTGPFGLVYNPLTDRWSESADADVNFMMVATRD
- a CDS encoding GNAT family N-acetyltransferase; the protein is MQTAWRPMRADDLDRVVEIAAIGFPDHFEGRDCFANRLALSPAGCRVLQTSQGLEGYLVAYPWRVDATPALNTLIEAIPADAGVMYLHDLALTPAVRGQGWSKPAVRAVVDLARAGRWPTVALVAVNDAAAFWRGHGFEVREAPDMATRLASYGPDARYMTRDVAPTA
- a CDS encoding DUF1178 family protein, which encodes MIRYALRCEADHPFEAWFGSSGDYDDQAARGLVECPFCGSRDVSKQIMAPAVAGTRNAAPAVDMARVQTLMMQAAREVRSHVEANFDYVGDTFAREARAIHEGKSEKREIYGEATPAEVKALKADGVPCAALPPAPIDPAKVN
- a CDS encoding carbon-nitrogen hydrolase family protein — translated: MSSSLPIALIQTRTPATATAALAHVEPLIRQAAAGGARLILTPEGSNLLEQRRDRRVLAIVDEDQDAAVIGLRHLAAELGVWLLIGSAIVRSGHAGDDRAANRSLLIDANGTIVARYDKLHVFDVDLANGETYRESASIRPGDGACVAATPWGRLGLTVCYDVRFPHLFRQLARAGACMIAVPAAFTVPTGEAHWETLLRARAIETGAFILAPAQGGMHEDGRKTWGRSIVVGPWGEVIARLDHDEPAVLHATLDLAAVEAARASVPQLRHDRAFAAP
- the grxC gene encoding glutaredoxin 3; translation: MADVVLYTKPGCPYCHAAMALLDRKGAAYTEIVASNDPAKKAEMVEKAGGKATFPQIFIDGKHIGGADDMSALDRRGGLDPLLAT
- a CDS encoding ComF family protein yields the protein MNLQDGDWSARWEAARVRAVLGLTGLGRSLADLVLPPMAHDRLEATQAAGLTAGAWSRVVFLEDPVCDGCGAAFEYDGGEFASDRCAACLASPYRFSRCRAACVYDAASRGLILQFKHGDQQQFAGLFARWLGRAAAPLIDQADAVVPVPLHPTRLLARRFNQAAEIARPLARSAQRDYLPDALLRTTRTQSQGGRSARGRRLNVRSAFTLTAAGARRVRGRRILLIDDVLTTGATAEACAKALLDGGARAVDLAVIARVRTAREVPK
- a CDS encoding methyltransferase domain-containing protein, with amino-acid sequence MTAPGPPVIFDPARRALRLARSAPLFARADFLHRRAAENAVLSLEATLRQFPVVVDLSAHPGVFGTVLGDSDASGRVGRPAVLRADPAAPGASPLDLADASTDLIVSLMTLHWANDLPGALSQIRRALKPDGLFLGTLLGAGTLKELRAVLTEAELAERGGAQARVSPFADGFDGAGLLQRAGFALPVADVDRLTVRYPDLFALIRDLRAIGETNVLAGTTRPLTRGIVARAAALYAGRYGEPDGRIPATFEIVNLAGWAPHEGQQKPLPRGSARVRLADALGVVEHGRGKR
- a CDS encoding OmpA family protein, producing the protein MITIHRALLAAGVAAVGLSACAMEPRVMDRDALVTTPGACATRRFDIYFNEKADRLTSPALEAIGLTATQLQGCRITSVKVLGLASGTGAADTNQDLSERRALAVAEALTAAGWPAPAFEISAAGDTGAVSPDGVQEPLRRRTEVLVEAVPL
- a CDS encoding YMGG-like glycine zipper-containing protein; this encodes MKTAILAIGFAGLLASACATDPYGNSTSNQTVRQGAIGAGIGAVAGAIIGNNVGSGNAATGALIGGAIGGTVGAVRGSQADRNNQQRYRDNRGQYYYCYDNNQNECYWENGQRRY
- a CDS encoding diacylglycerol/lipid kinase family protein, translating into MTDTITPSPVPVDLPEAAPDAAVAEPRALTPHVAISRVVILVNTLSGSVGPRAVAEVEAIMADYPCAAEIVELVGATMDAQIDQALASNPDVLFVLAGDGTARAAASRAGPKGPLVAPLPGGTMNMLPRALYGTGDWKLALREALENGSPQCVSGGMVEGQSFYCAGIFGSPALWAPAREAMRTGKLSLAWTYGRRALKRAFSGKIRVELDGGKVRRSEALALISPMISRAMDEPVGLEAAAMDPADAAQVFRLAANALFSDWRQDPSVVTRPARKIRIRARSRIPAVLDGEPTLLHHDTMVTFIPKAWQALAPDPRPQGEAV
- a CDS encoding metallophosphoesterase family protein, encoding MKTGRLLQFSDVHFGVEHPHACAAALDYAHATPSDLILITGDITQKGLPAEFAAAGAWIRAMPTPRFVIVGNHDVPYYSLGARLFRPWKAFEDATGHPAHDGEFISDSVMVRGVVTARGWQVRANWSKGVIDLNQTRRAAEALRQAPVGALRILACHHPLIEMIGTPMTGDVKRGDAAAGIFAEAGVDLITTGHVHVPFALPIDLSDRCSYAVGCGTLSRRERGTPPSFNQIEWSAHEIVVTAIAWDGQRFKPAQSWRLPRRQDTRHTASAPDPATPGALEAAMS
- a CDS encoding glycine zipper domain-containing protein yields the protein MSTSKAREDIKNDLNTLKEDLKVGAREEAARLKAKAAETEARLREKAAEADARLRERADELREQARGYYDQARVRSREYYDDASERFDEAQRYITERVQERPVQSTAIALGVGVVLGLLLAGRRR